In one Musa acuminata AAA Group cultivar baxijiao chromosome BXJ2-5, Cavendish_Baxijiao_AAA, whole genome shotgun sequence genomic region, the following are encoded:
- the LOC103984343 gene encoding protein SMAX1-LIKE 4-like — protein sequence MRTGACTLQQALTAEAASVLKHSLSLARRRGHAQVTPLHVATTLLSCSSSSNLLRRACVKSQPHCPASHPLRCRALELCFNVALNRLPTTPPPASHPSLSNALVAALKRAQAHQRRGCMELQQQQQQLLLAVKIELEQLIISILDDPSVSRVMREAGFSSTSVKNSLEGETSSVLSRSSPFLLESHKDVIDHGSPLFPLSSQQSSHHHHDSSAVLEVMLGKQGRRTNTVLVGDSVSLAEGVVAELMAKVGRGDVPDELKAAHFIKLHLSYVHLRLMSRSDVDLKLSDLRRKIDHLASGRTGGGVIIYAGDLRWAVDEETRDGCRFKPVEHMVAELGRLLSEFRSSIGNGGGGTVNTKLWLLATASYQTYMRCQVRQPSLETRWALQAVVVPSGGLGLSLQAPSGLNAGLPELFEHPSPLLGSKVLSTREDEKLICCGECISNFEKEASVHRSVNKDTNCGSTQLPFWLQRQSPDNHKDALLELKRKWNSLCRNLHHIGRSQTRLHPSSILNQSSIGKNLSCSSSYPWWPNSNQSESSMQTTPELDGGLPFDMIDSRNGTGNWQEREESKPSFPEVSLHCLRSAGNLDVGVTLSMGGAVVSDSATSNKQKEMMTDHRELTRKLLENMPWQSEIVPSMVEALTSSENKGVRLLLQGNDCVSKRRLARVMVEHFGGSEERFIHIDMRRRASKCSSCGEILEEALEKESKLVVFMEDIDRADTSFVTSLVDVLKMGAFETSSGQEVCLTETTFILTTSSSAGIGDANDVIKMKLQAEVPSTNKDLRRKAETEQQNKPKRPRRGDCTLDLNLLAEGEDEEAVPSDLTNETDCGNSRLPSELLELITARLAMDADLERLRPASENLVSKLRRAFDEVRSGVGGEIGELLIDGAAVAELMAAAGSFLEGIFERWVREVFQTCLRRVERGGNVRLRAEGKVGNVGEFGFMSSLLPKWMDVD from the exons ATGCGAACAGGAGCTTGCACACTGCAACAGGCCCTCACCGCAGAGGCTGCCTCGGTGCTCAAGCACTCCCTCAGCTTGGCCAGGCGCAGAGGCCACGCTCAGGTCACCCCGCTCCATGTCGCTACTACCCTCCTgagctgctcctcctcctccaaccTCCTCAGAAGAGCCTGCGTCAAGTCGCAGCCCCACTGCCCTGCCTCCCACCCCCTCCGCTGCAGAGCGCTCGAGCTCTGCTTCAATGTGGCCCTCAACAGGCTCCCCACCACTCCACCGCCCGCCTCTCATCCCTCCCTCTCCAATGCTCTCGTTGCGGCTCTCAAGAGGGCACAGGCCCACCAGAGGAGGGGCTGCATGGAActccagcagcaacagcagcagcttcTCTTGGCTGTCAAGATTGAGCTGGAGCAGCTCATCATCTCCATCTTGGACGATCCAAGTGTCAGCCGGGTGATGAGGGAGGCTGGCTTCTCCAGCACCTCTGTCAAGAACAGCTTGGAGGGGGAGACCTCCTCTGTTTTGAGCCGGTCCTCGCCGTTCTTGCTTGAGTCACATAAAGATGTCATCGACCATGGGAGCCCGCTGTTTCCGTTGTCTTCGCAACAATCCTCCCACCACCACCACGACTCGAGCGCAGTCTTGGAGGTGATGCTCGGGAAACAGGGGAGGAGGACCAACACTGTACTGGTGGGGGACTCTGTTTCCCTGGCAGAGGGGGTCGTAGCTGAGCTCATGGCGAAGGTGGGGAGAGGTGACGTCCCCGATGAGCTCAAGGCCGCTCATTTCATTAAGCTTCATCTCTCCTATGTCCACCTGAGGCTCATGAGCAGGAGTGACGTGGACCTGAAGCTTTCTGATCTCAGGAGAAAGATTGACCATTTAGCATCAGGGAGAACAGGTGGAGGCGTCATCATCTACGCAGGTGACTTGAGATGGGCAGTCGATGAGGAAACAAGAGACGGATGCCGGTTTAAGCCAGTCGAACACATGGTTGCAGAGTTGGGAAGGTTGCTATCTGAGTTCAGGAGCAGCATCGGCAATGGCGGCGGTGGCACTGTGAACACCAAGCTGTGGTTACTGGCGACTGCAAGCTATCAGACCTACATGAGGTGCCAGGTGAGGCAGCCATCTCTCGAGACTCGGTGGGCTCTTCAAGCTGTAGTGGTTCCCTCAGGTGGCCTTGGACTGAGCCTCCAAGCTCCCAG TGGCCTAAACGCCGGGTTGCCGGAACTCTTCGAGCATCCTTCTCCGCTGCTTGGTTCCAAGGTTCTCAGCACCAGGGAGGATGAGAAGCTCATCTGCTGTGGTGAATGCATCTCCAACTTTGAGAAAGAAGCTTCAGTGCACAGGTCAGTGAACAAAGACACCAACTGTGGCTCGACACAGTTGCCGTTCTGGCTGCAAAGACAGAGTCCAGACAACCACAAG GATGCATTGCTGGAATTGAAGAGGAAATGGAACAGCCTGTGCCGAAATCTCCATCACATCGGACGTAGTCAGACTCGTTTGCATCCATCCTCGATCTTGAATCAGAGTTCCATTGGCAAGAACCTCAGCTGTTCTTCATCATACCCATGGTGGCCTAACAGCAACCAGAGCGAGAGCTCGATGCAAACTACTCCAGAGCTTGATGGTGGATTGCCATTCGACATGATCGATTCGAGAAATGGAACAGGTAACTGGCAGGAGAGGGAAGAATCGAAGCCGAGCTTTCCTGAAGTCAGCTTGCATTGCCTTAGAAGTGCAGGAAATCTGGATGTCGGAGTTACTCTGTCTATGGGCGGTGCTGTCGTCTCAGACTCGGCGACATCAAACAAGCAGAAAGAAATGATGACAGACCATCGAGAACTAACCCGGAAATTGCTAGAGAACATGCCTTGGCAATCAGAAATCGTTCCTTCGATGGTCGAAGCACTGACATCAAGCGAAAACAAGGGCGTTCGTCTCCTGTTACAAGGAAACGATTGCGTCTCGAAGAGGAGACTGGCACGAGTGATGGTCGAGCATTTCGGTGGATCCGAAGAAAGGTTCATACACATCGACATGAGGAGACGGGCGAGCAAATGCAGCTCATGCGGAGAGATCCTCGAGGAAGCCTTGGAAAAGGAATCGAAGCTTGTGGTTTTCATGGAGGACATTGATCGAGCAGACACCAGCTTCGTAACATCTCTGGTGGATGTGCTAAAGATGGGAGCTTTTGAGACGTCATCGGGCCAAGAGGTGTGCCTGACTGAGACAACCTTCATCCTTACCACATCGAGCTCGGCTGGCATTGGAGATGCCAACGACGTGATCAAGATGAAGTTGCAGGCCGAAGTGCCGTCAACCAACAAAGATCTCAGAAGGAAGGCAGAAACAGAGCAACAGAACAAGCCGAAACGACCAAGAAGGGGAGATTGCACTCTTGACCTGAACCTACTTGCAGAGGGGGAGGACGAAGAGGCAGTCCCGAGCGATCTAACCAATGAGACAGACTGCGGGAACTCCCGTCTTCCATCTGAGCTGCTCGAACTGATCACCGCTCGATTGGCCATGGACGCCGACCTCGAAAGGCTGCGTCCGGCATCCGAGAATCTCGTTTCGAAGCTCCGTCGGGCATTCGACGAGGTGAGGAGCGGCGTCGGAGGGGAAATCGGGGAGCTGCTTATCGACGGCGCGGCGGTGGCGGAGCTGATGGCCGCCGCCGGCTCCTTCCTGGAGGGCATCTTCGAGAGGTGGGTGAGGGAGGTCTTCCAGACCTGTTTGCGGCGGGTGGAAAGGGGCGGGAATGTGAGGCTGAGGGCGGAGGGCAAAGTGGGAAATGTGGGTGAGTTTGGGTTCATGTCCTCTCTTCTACCGAAGTGGATGGATGTCGACTGA
- the LOC103983966 gene encoding uncharacterized membrane protein At1g16860, producing MGSRFPSHQLSSGLYVSGRPEQPKEKPPTMSSVAMPYTGGDIKKSGELGKMFDIPTDNSRSRKSGPITNAPTRTGTFGGSASYSGPIIMPNSGSRSNYSSGPVSSTGMPSRQKSNSGPLNKQIDSMKRSSGQQSGGTNPMARQNSGPLALPATGLITSGPVSSGHLNSSGAPRKVSGPLDSSGSAKLHNTLSVHNQAVTNISHEDDFSFKRTFPKPALWAVILLFVMGFIAGGFILGAVHNAIILIVVVALFGIVAALFIWNSCWGRKAMIRFIACYPDAELRTAKDGQYVKVSGIVTCGNVPLESSFEKVPRCVYTSTSLYEYRGWDSKLANPQHRRFTWGLRSMERHVVDFYISDFQSGLRALVKTGCGAKVTPFVDESAVLDINPSKKDLSAEFLMWLAQRNLSSDDRVMRMKEGYIKEGSTVSVMGVVRKNDNVLMIVPPSEPISTGCQWTSCILPANLDGIVLRCEDTSKLDVIPV from the exons ATGGGATCTAGATTCCCATCACATCAACTCAGCAGTGGCCTCTATGTTTCTGGCCGTCCTGAGCAACCAAAGGAGAAGCCTCCAACTATGAGCTCTGTAGCCATGCCATATACCGGCGGAGATATTAAGAAGTCTGGAGAACTGGGGAAGATGTTTGACATTCCGACAGATAACTCGAGGTCAAGAAAATCTGGTCCTATAACAAATGCTCCAACGAGAACTGGAACATTTGGAGGTTCTGCCTCATACTCAGGACCTATTATCATGCCAAACTCTGGAAGTCGGTCTAACTATTCATCCGGTCCAGTTTCATCTACAGGAATGCCAAGTagacaaaaatccaattcaggacCTCTAAATAAACAAATTGATTCTATGAAAAGGTCATCTGGCCAGCAAAGTGGTGGGACTAACCCGATGGCTCGCCAAAATTCTGGTCCACTTGCTCTCCCTGCAACTGGACTTATAACATCAGGCCCTGTTTCTTCAGGTCATCTAAATTCATCTGGAGCCCCTCGAAAAGTGTCTGGTCCTTTGGATTCCTCTGGTTCAGCTAAGTTACATAACACCTTGAGCGTACACAACCAAGCTGTCACTAATATCAGCCACGAGGATGACTTTTCTTTCAAGAGGACATTCCCAAAACCAGCATTATGGGCTGTGATTCTTCTGTTTGTGATGGGATTCATTGCTGGTGGATTTATTCTTGGAGCTGTCCATAATGCAATTATTCTCATTGTCGTTGTAGCTCTCTTTGGCATTGTGGCTGCACTTTTTATTTGGAATTCTTGTTGGGGAAGAAAGGCTATGATACGATTCATTGCATGCTATCCTGATGCCGAGCTAAGAACTGCAAAAGATGGTCAATACGTCAAGGTCTCTGGG ATTGTAACCTGTGGAAATGTTCCCCTCGAATCATCCTTTGAGAAGGTACCCAGATGCGTGTACACGTCTACAAGTTTATATGAGTACAGGGGCTGGGACTCTAAGCTTGCCAATCCTCAGCATCGCCGTTTTACATGGGGTCTTAGATCAATGGAG AGGCATGTAGTTGATTTCTACATCTCAGATTTTCAATCTGGGTTACGAGCATTGGTAAAGACTGGCTGTGGTGCAAAAGTGACCCCATTTGTTGATGAGTCTGCTGTTTTGGATATCAACCCAAGCAAGAAAGACTTGTCTGCTGAATTCCTTATGTGGTTAGCTCAGAGGAATCTTTCAAGTGATGATCGTGTAATGCGCATGAAAGAAGG GTATATCAAGGAAGGCAGTACTGTGAGTGTGATGGGAGTCGTTCGGAAGAATGACAATGTGCTTATGATTGTTCCTCCATCTGAGCCAATTTCGACAGGATGCCAATGGACCAGTTGTATCCTCCCAGCTAATCTTGATGGGATTGTGTTGAGGTGTGAAGATACTTCAAAGCTCGATGTCATACCGGTGTAG
- the LOC103984344 gene encoding protein At-4/1, producing MESAATSDEGMESLLRNFEQIYQGYKDALLEIQSLKTSRNYETRRYEALEATCNDLKTGPATFDITQWVFSYVMLLVIVKYKMFIVNSFFYTDNEQLRRLFNEPLSKFVDEMKYRTKCQSLTKELEKANSKLLSLEDDHRKMIKMLKHENEQKIHDLEKQVSCSLHKQASDQALMNQLQQDLATHETHIEILTSNFEQVTADLQSKFNSEIQELKDLLLAEQEEKNKLQVKLQNAENELQIIKKKQINQQRDSISLHHVETLKQKIMKLRKENESLKRQVTALKT from the exons ATGGAGTCGGCCGCAACGAGCGACGAGGGGATGGAATCCCTACTTCGAAACTTCGAGCAAATCTATCAA GGCTACAAAGATGCGCTTTTGGAGATCCAGTCATTGAAGACAAGCCGTAACTATGAAACCAGAAGATATGAAGCTCTTGAAGCCACCTGCAATGATCTCAAAACAGGTCCAGCAACATTTGATATAACTCAATGGGTCTTTTCATATGTTATGTTACTCGTAATAGTGAAGTATAAGATGTtcattgtaaattccttctttta TACAG ATAATGAGCAATTAAGAAGGTTGTTTAATGAACCTTTATCCAAATTTGTGGATGAG ATGAAATATCGGACCAAATGCCAAAGTTTGACAAAGGAACTAGAAAAAGCCAATAGCAAGCTGCTCAGTTTGGAAGAC GATCATAGGAAAATGATTAAAATGCTTAAACACGAGAATGAACAGAAAATTCATGACCTGGAGAAGCAGGTCAG CTGTTCACTTCATAAACAAGCATCAGACCAAGCTCTAATGAATCAGCTCCAGCAAGACTTGGCCACTCATGAGACTCATATTGAGATCCTGACTAGCAACTTTGAACAGGTTACTGCTGATCTTCAATCAAAAT TTAATTCTGAGATTCAAGAATTGAAGGACTTGCTTCTAGCTGAACAGGAAGAGAAAAATAAACTGCAAGTAAAGCTCCAGAATGCAGAAAATGAAT TGCAGATCATCAAAAAGAAGCAGATAAACCAACAAAGGGATTCCATTTCACTACATCATGTCGAAACATTAAAGCAGAAAATCATGaaacttagaaaggaaaatgaaTCTCTGAAGAGGCAGGTTACCGCCTTGAAAACATGA